Genomic window (Capsicum annuum cultivar UCD-10X-F1 chromosome 10, UCD10Xv1.1, whole genome shotgun sequence):
CATGTTCAAGATATCCTCATCGACATTGAGATCAATATTTTCAGGAAGCAAAGCAGCAACATCATTATAAGCACCATATTCCTCTCCCTGATTCTGGCTCATCCAATAGTCATGGAACCATGTTGAAGTTGTcaccaaattccaccattctggTGAAAAATCCTCTACCTCGCGCACGAATGAAGGAACAAAGAGGGGCGCATTTGGATTCAATGTTGATCTACCTCCAGAAACTAACGCCATAATGCTTTTCTTCAAATTGCTACCTCAAGTTGTCTGACGAAATAAAAAACacattatgatatatatatatatatatatagtacatcaAGTTTGAACACGAATATTAAAGCCATCCACATAGTTTAAATTTAAGTTTCTCCCTGACCTAATTTAACCAAGTTCATGAGCAGAACTTATCAAAAGAAGCAAACTTAACAAGACAGAGACGGAAAATTGACATTCTTGATTAACGTAGGATTTCGTAAACCTGAATTATCTAATACACCAAAATTCACAAAATTGTTGACAAAATCGGactaaactatataaaattagTAAATAGCAGCTCTATGAAACAGTAAATGTCACCTTTACTAAGTACCTCATACCAAACTACTGCCTTTTTCTGCTTCAATTTCAACTCTCTACTCCAACCCTAATTCATACAAATCATAAATCTAGCTAATATACTTCCTTTTTAGCCcgtttcaacaaaaaaaaaaaaaatcgctTTCCTTCTTTAACAACTCTTTAATTCCTACTTAATCACTCGACAATACTTAAAACCACgcgattaaagaatattttggcTCAGtctatctatcttttatttaatttttactctCTTTTTGaagtcaaaattcaaaatcaaacaaaaaaattgaaacagatggagtaatactgtaataataacCTCATTTTCTCGAAAAAAAAAACTCTACGATCCTTAACAGATCTACTCAAACCATAGCTTTAGCTATTCAATCCTCAAAAAGTACACGTTATTGACTCAAATTGACTACAGAAACCAATCTAAAACAAACATCATATATCGCAAATCATTCACAATTTTCAGATATATTCCATCTATCAATCAGcatatataattcaaaaaacaTCTAGAACACCACAATCTTCACCATTCATCATCAATAACACGCTATTTGACTTAAATTGACTACAGTAATCCATCTAAAACAACACATAtcacaatttttcataattatgtgACACTTTTCGCTTGTCCACTCTTAATTTGAGCGtgaaatcttcaatttttttataataaaatctttttcttcgacaaaaataaaaatagatcaaaaaattacatttaaaaataaacttatttaAATCTCGAAATGCGAAAAACGTAGTATATAATAAACAGAAtcaaaaaaaatagagaattaCCTTTATCGGATTTTTGTTGAGCTGAAGAAATGAACTCGTACACGTATGAATTCTTATCTTCGAGGTGTTGCATTTATAGGCAGGAATACCGAGCCTAGTAGGTTTGGAACCGAACCTGAGGTTGGATAAGAACGAGGCAGCTCACTGATTGACCATCGAGAAGACTTAAAATATACTAATTAAAATATTGCAGATATTCTTTATACACAAATAGATATTTTTTAGTGCCCGTTTTGATGAGTTTATTTTACTCTCTCCATCCCATTTTACTTATCCTAAATTGGGATggcataataattaaaaaaaataataaataatatgattaatttattaaagtatccttattaaataatgtttatattttaatttaaagaaaagataattaatttaaaggataaaatatggaaagaaaagTTTGTCTTAATTtgataagtaaaatgggacatcaactTAGCTAATTTGAAACGGGTAAAATGAGACGAAGGGAGTAAGTGCTTTGAAGTAAAAAATAGTTTTGCTTTGAagtaaaaaatagtttttaagtcttttgatagtgtttggataaaatttaaaagtgcttaaaaacaatttattttaagctaaaaaggCACAAATAAATCAAAAGCCAAAAGCTAGAATTTctaacttttgacttttgacttATAAGCCAAAAACAATAAGCTCATCCAAACATACTGTTAGTAGCCAACCGGGAACCTCCtgtgaataatttatttatttattttactgatttttattatgctttatttaaGTGGAACTTTTTTTGAAAATACTCTCTTAACTTTTATGAGATAAAGGTAAGGTTTACGTATATTTTATTCTTCCTAAATTTCATCATTGAGCTTATATTGGGTAGGTAGTATTAATGAATTCACTATAGATAAGGTCTACGTACATTCTATTCTTCCTAAATTTTATCATTGAGCTTATACTGGATAGGTTGCACTGTTAGATTCACTATAGATAATATTTATAGGGTTGTTTGACGTGAAGTATAAAGGATAAATAGTACAACAACAAGCC
Coding sequences:
- the LOC107843859 gene encoding protein EARLY RESPONSIVE TO DEHYDRATION 15 gives rise to the protein MALVSGGRSTLNPNAPLFVPSFVREVEDFSPEWWNLVTTSTWFHDYWMSQNQGEEYGAYNDVAALLPENIDLNVDEDILNMEAQFEEFLQSSENEQHGIKSSLYGVNVMPQYGLPSDALIRTLSSPRSPIGPPKYFEKPAKIVSPKNSFRSIQQPR